One Cupriavidus taiwanensis DNA window includes the following coding sequences:
- a CDS encoding acetyl-CoA C-acyltransferase, which translates to MTRTDDPVVILSAARTPIGGFQGELASMTAPELGGAAIQAAVTRADINPAAVDELLMGCVLPAGLGQAPARQASIIAGLPLGVPCTTISKVCGSGMKSVMLAHDLLVAESNGLLVAGGMESMSNAPYLLPKARAGYRLGHGRLIDHMFFDGIEDHYGDETRGRLMGTFAEDCADAYRFSRDAQDEWAVLSTVRAQAAIQQGHFAWETVPLTVADRKRTVTVREDEQPLKADLSRISSLRPAFRKDGTVTAATSSSISDGAAAMVLTRQSVAERMGLRPIAKIVGHSSHAQEPATFTTAPVGAIRKLLERTGWATADVDLWEINEAFAVVPMAAVQDLRLDRDQVNIHGGACALGHPIGASGARILVTLLGALRTTGGKRGIASLCIGGGEATAVAVELC; encoded by the coding sequence ATGACCAGAACAGACGATCCGGTAGTGATCCTTTCCGCGGCCCGCACCCCGATCGGTGGTTTCCAGGGAGAACTGGCATCGATGACGGCGCCGGAGCTGGGTGGCGCGGCGATCCAGGCCGCCGTGACACGGGCGGACATCAATCCCGCAGCAGTCGATGAACTACTGATGGGATGTGTCCTTCCTGCCGGACTTGGGCAAGCCCCGGCGCGGCAGGCGTCCATCATCGCCGGCTTGCCGCTGGGCGTGCCCTGTACGACCATCAGCAAGGTGTGCGGCTCGGGCATGAAATCGGTGATGCTCGCCCATGATCTGCTTGTTGCGGAATCGAACGGCCTCTTGGTGGCAGGCGGCATGGAATCGATGTCGAACGCCCCGTATCTGTTGCCGAAAGCGCGCGCCGGATACAGGCTTGGCCATGGCAGGCTGATCGACCATATGTTCTTCGACGGTATCGAAGATCATTATGGCGATGAGACGCGTGGTCGGTTGATGGGGACGTTTGCGGAAGACTGCGCCGACGCGTATCGATTCAGCAGGGATGCGCAGGACGAGTGGGCGGTTCTCTCGACGGTGCGCGCGCAGGCGGCCATTCAGCAGGGCCACTTTGCCTGGGAGACCGTGCCGCTGACGGTCGCAGACCGCAAGCGAACGGTGACCGTCCGGGAGGATGAGCAGCCGCTCAAAGCCGACCTGAGCCGCATTTCGTCGCTCAGGCCCGCGTTCAGGAAAGACGGCACGGTGACGGCGGCAACCTCCAGCTCGATTTCGGACGGTGCCGCGGCGATGGTGCTTACCCGTCAGTCCGTCGCGGAGCGCATGGGCCTGCGCCCCATCGCGAAGATCGTCGGCCATTCCAGCCACGCCCAGGAGCCTGCCACATTCACGACTGCGCCGGTTGGTGCCATCCGCAAGCTGCTGGAACGCACGGGGTGGGCAACCGCCGATGTCGACCTGTGGGAAATCAATGAGGCCTTCGCGGTGGTTCCCATGGCGGCGGTGCAGGATCTGAGGCTGGATCGGGACCAGGTGAACATCCACGGCGGTGCATGCGCACTGGGGCATCCTATCGGCGCTTCTGGCGCGCGAATTCTCGTCACGCTGCTTGGTGCGCTTCGAACAACTGGCGGTAAGCGAGGTATTGCAAGCCTCTGCATCGGGGGCGGCGAGGCGACCGCTGTCGCTGTGGAGTTGTGCTGA
- a CDS encoding Crp/Fnr family transcriptional regulator produces MQTLSNPHRERSITPEFLLHTGPARSPSLASFVESSTWFAGLTAEEQARVQADIYERQYPAGGVACHRGDPADHWLAVIAGMVKVDTASACGRAITFAGVPAGSWFGEGAVLKSEPRPYSVVAIKESRVAFVPRATFLWLLERNPAFSRYVIDQLNARCGYYVGLVHNLRLHEAAARVAFCLAELFHRQLYPSTERILSLSQEEVGRLSGLSRQNTNRALRELADAGMLAMEYGAIRILDLEALRRFAHIGD; encoded by the coding sequence ATGCAAACGCTGTCGAACCCGCATCGGGAACGGTCCATTACCCCCGAGTTTCTCCTGCACACCGGACCGGCCCGTTCCCCCTCGCTAGCATCCTTCGTCGAGAGCTCGACATGGTTTGCTGGCTTGACGGCCGAGGAACAAGCCAGAGTGCAGGCCGACATCTACGAGCGCCAATATCCCGCTGGCGGCGTCGCTTGCCATCGTGGGGATCCGGCCGATCACTGGCTGGCCGTCATCGCAGGCATGGTGAAGGTCGACACCGCCTCGGCCTGCGGACGGGCCATCACGTTCGCCGGCGTCCCGGCCGGATCATGGTTTGGTGAGGGGGCGGTCCTGAAGAGCGAGCCGCGCCCCTATTCAGTCGTTGCGATCAAGGAAAGCCGCGTGGCCTTTGTGCCCCGCGCGACTTTCCTTTGGCTCCTGGAACGCAATCCCGCCTTCAGCCGCTATGTCATCGACCAGCTCAATGCCCGGTGCGGCTACTATGTTGGCCTGGTCCACAACCTCCGCCTGCATGAAGCGGCGGCTCGCGTTGCCTTCTGCCTGGCCGAACTGTTTCACCGCCAACTCTACCCGTCCACCGAGCGGATCCTGAGCTTGTCGCAGGAAGAAGTCGGGCGTTTGTCCGGCCTCTCGCGCCAGAACACCAATCGGGCGCTTCGCGAGCTGGCCGATGCCGGCATGCTGGCGATGGAGTATGGCGCCATACGAATTCTCGATCTGGAAGCGCTGCGGCGGTTCGCCCACATCGGCGACTGA
- a CDS encoding TetR family transcriptional regulator translates to MQDLLNPQRVRIRRRGADKHPLILKAARDLVSQSGFREAQMTAIADAAGIAIGTLYRYFPSKTELMVEVVKTTAQREVDVVAGIAMGEGTACERLGAAAWTFASRALRGRRLAHALVAEPVEPDVEAARLTYHRALSRVFKTIIEQGVADGEFPAQDAAASADCIVGCLFEGLVAPLSSETRPHAAPLSPQATAIITFCLRGVSGRPLSFPT, encoded by the coding sequence ATGCAAGATCTTCTGAATCCCCAGCGTGTTCGCATCCGGCGCCGCGGCGCTGACAAGCATCCGCTTATCCTCAAGGCCGCACGCGACCTGGTTTCACAGTCGGGATTTCGCGAGGCACAAATGACGGCAATCGCTGATGCGGCAGGCATCGCGATTGGTACGCTTTACCGCTACTTCCCCTCGAAGACCGAGCTCATGGTCGAAGTCGTCAAGACGACGGCGCAACGGGAAGTCGACGTGGTTGCAGGCATCGCCATGGGCGAAGGGACCGCGTGCGAGCGGCTCGGTGCAGCCGCCTGGACCTTCGCCAGTCGTGCCTTGCGAGGTCGCCGGCTCGCGCACGCGCTGGTTGCCGAGCCGGTAGAGCCCGACGTCGAGGCTGCAAGGCTGACCTATCACCGTGCGCTGTCCAGGGTATTCAAGACCATCATCGAGCAGGGTGTCGCCGACGGCGAGTTTCCGGCACAGGATGCTGCGGCGTCGGCTGACTGCATCGTCGGCTGCCTGTTCGAAGGGCTCGTCGCCCCGCTGAGCTCCGAAACCCGGCCACATGCCGCGCCGTTGAGCCCGCAGGCGACAGCCATTATCACTTTCTGCCTTCGCGGTGTTTCCGGTCGCCCTTTGAGTTTCCCGACCTGA
- a CDS encoding MFS transporter, with product MKKDIDVQKLAETARFSGFHGIILFWCVLILVLDGYDLAVVGAALPSIMKEMGVDATKAGFMASSALFGMMLGAIYLGTLADKIGRKLSICICVGLFSVFTAAAGLTSDPLTFSATRFLAGLGIGGVLPVVTAQMGEFAPGKMRARLVTIVFAGYSIGGILVALTGKHLIGAYGWQATFFVAGLPLFFIPFILWTMPESMAFLAKKNRQEALRKVVMKIAPELRIADDDRLVVPLEAMASTAPVKALFANGRAWSTVMLWIVFFTGLFMVYSLSSWLTKLMAMSGYSLGSALNFVLVFNIGAVCGAIFGGWLGDKFNIKHVLVAFYATGAVSLTLMGYTKATELLFLLVFVVGASTLGTQLLAYAYAGEFYPGSIRSTGVGFASGIGRLGAIVAPVLIGMLVAMKLPLEQNFVAIGIAGVIGTIAVVMVDHRRSASVQTKQGGSLASLDVQPSTHQ from the coding sequence ATGAAAAAAGATATTGATGTGCAAAAGCTTGCGGAGACCGCCCGGTTCTCCGGGTTTCACGGGATCATTCTGTTCTGGTGCGTGCTGATTCTTGTGCTCGATGGCTACGACCTCGCGGTCGTCGGCGCGGCACTTCCTTCGATCATGAAGGAAATGGGAGTGGACGCCACCAAGGCCGGTTTCATGGCCAGTTCGGCCCTGTTCGGCATGATGCTGGGCGCGATCTATCTGGGAACGCTTGCCGACAAGATAGGCCGCAAGCTTTCGATCTGTATCTGCGTGGGCCTCTTCAGCGTCTTCACCGCCGCTGCCGGGCTGACCAGCGATCCGCTGACCTTCAGCGCCACGCGCTTTCTCGCCGGGCTGGGCATCGGCGGCGTCCTGCCGGTTGTCACGGCCCAGATGGGCGAATTTGCCCCCGGCAAGATGCGGGCGAGGCTGGTAACCATCGTATTCGCCGGCTATTCCATCGGAGGCATTCTGGTTGCGCTGACCGGCAAACACCTCATCGGCGCATACGGATGGCAGGCTACATTCTTTGTAGCGGGCCTGCCGTTGTTCTTCATTCCGTTCATTCTGTGGACGATGCCGGAATCGATGGCCTTCCTCGCGAAGAAGAACCGGCAGGAAGCACTCCGCAAGGTTGTGATGAAGATTGCACCGGAACTGCGCATCGCCGATGACGATCGTCTGGTCGTACCGCTTGAAGCGATGGCGTCCACGGCTCCGGTCAAGGCATTGTTCGCCAACGGCCGCGCGTGGAGCACCGTCATGCTCTGGATTGTGTTCTTCACTGGCCTGTTCATGGTCTATTCGCTCAGCTCCTGGCTGACCAAGCTGATGGCGATGTCCGGCTACAGCCTGGGATCTGCGCTGAACTTTGTGTTGGTGTTCAATATCGGCGCGGTATGCGGCGCGATTTTCGGTGGCTGGCTTGGCGACAAGTTCAATATCAAGCATGTCCTGGTGGCCTTCTACGCGACCGGGGCAGTGTCGCTCACCCTGATGGGATACACGAAGGCCACGGAGCTGCTTTTCCTGCTGGTGTTCGTCGTCGGCGCATCGACGCTGGGCACCCAACTGCTCGCTTACGCATACGCTGGCGAGTTCTATCCCGGGTCCATTCGATCGACCGGCGTTGGCTTCGCCTCGGGGATCGGACGTCTTGGCGCCATCGTGGCACCGGTTCTGATCGGGATGCTGGTAGCGATGAAGCTGCCGCTCGAGCAGAACTTCGTTGCGATCGGAATTGCCGGGGTAATTGGAACGATTGCCGTTGTGATGGTCGACCACCGCCGCAGCGCCTCCGTGCAGACGAAGCAAGGCGGCTCGCTTGCCTCGCTCGATGTGCAGCCGTCCACTCATCAATAG
- a CDS encoding nitroreductase encodes MIRQAVEWAIVTRRSARAFLPTAVSVETIESILDVARYAATGVNIQPWKVHVVAGQAKERLCAAIKRVDDDPDLSTNHSDEWDYYPERWVSPYVDRRRSLGWQLYGLLGIEKGNKPGMQQQHGRNYLFFDAPVGLLFTVDRVMSEGSLLDYGMFIQNIMVMARGYGLSTCPQAAFMKYHTIIEQQLSLAPSEKFLVGMSLGYADESRPENALVSEREPASSFTCFHGLERA; translated from the coding sequence GTGATTCGCCAGGCCGTGGAATGGGCCATCGTCACGCGCCGCAGCGCGCGCGCCTTCCTGCCGACCGCGGTCTCCGTGGAAACGATTGAATCGATCCTTGACGTGGCTCGCTACGCCGCAACCGGCGTGAACATCCAGCCGTGGAAGGTCCACGTCGTTGCCGGGCAGGCAAAGGAGCGTCTTTGCGCGGCGATCAAGCGGGTCGATGATGATCCTGATCTTTCCACAAATCACTCCGATGAGTGGGACTACTACCCGGAGCGGTGGGTCTCCCCATACGTGGATCGTCGCCGTTCATTGGGGTGGCAGCTCTACGGGTTGCTTGGCATCGAGAAAGGCAACAAGCCGGGGATGCAGCAGCAGCACGGCCGCAACTACCTGTTCTTCGATGCGCCGGTCGGACTGCTCTTTACCGTGGATCGCGTGATGAGCGAGGGCAGCCTGCTCGACTACGGAATGTTCATTCAGAACATCATGGTCATGGCACGCGGATACGGTCTGAGCACGTGTCCGCAGGCGGCGTTCATGAAATACCACACGATCATCGAGCAGCAACTCTCGTTGGCGCCCAGTGAGAAGTTCCTGGTCGGGATGAGCCTTGGCTATGCCGACGAAAGCCGGCCGGAGAACGCGCTCGTGTCCGAGCGAGAGCCGGCGTCGAGCTTCACCTGTTTCCACGGCCTTGAACGCGCATGA
- a CDS encoding acyl-CoA synthetase → MDANNLYQVGLARSPANHVPLTPLHFLDRCAEQYPDRIAIIHGPVRQSWKVTRERCRQLASALARRGIGRGDTVSILAPNTPAMVEAHYGIPLSGAVLNAINCRLDADGLRFILRHGECKVLFVDREFSALAAAALQGLPNAPLVIDIADALAPAGGPIGAMEYEQFLREGDKDFPGVWPEDEWDAIALNYTSGTTSDPKGVVPSHRGAYLMSMLQLTDWGMPRAPKYLWTLPMFHANGWCFAWAITAAAGTHVCLRKVTAASIFSAIETHGVDHFCAAPIVLASLATATQEERRPFSHPVRIRTAGSPPPASVLAAVIEQGFDVEHVYGITEASGTPVSSYTNPAWDELSRDEKSRLMARQGNRAASLEGLRVADPDTMESVPWDGRTQGELLLRGNIVMKGYLKNPEATERAFAGGWFHTGDLAVVHPDGYVQITDRAKDVIISGGENISSIEVEDVLHQHPAVLIAAVVAQPHPKWGESPCAFIELKNGVTAPTEAEVIAFCRSRLAHYKCPTRVVYGTLPKTGTGKIQKFRLRELARSREAITELAGN, encoded by the coding sequence ATGGACGCGAACAACCTCTACCAGGTCGGATTGGCGCGCAGCCCCGCGAACCACGTGCCGCTCACCCCGCTTCACTTTCTTGACCGGTGCGCCGAGCAGTATCCGGACCGCATCGCCATCATCCATGGCCCGGTTCGCCAATCCTGGAAGGTGACGAGGGAGCGTTGCAGGCAACTGGCCAGCGCGCTCGCCAGGCGCGGCATCGGCCGCGGCGACACGGTGTCGATCCTGGCACCCAACACGCCCGCAATGGTCGAAGCCCATTACGGCATTCCGCTCAGCGGTGCCGTGCTCAATGCGATCAACTGCCGCCTGGATGCCGATGGGCTTCGGTTCATCCTCAGGCATGGCGAATGCAAGGTGTTGTTCGTCGACCGTGAGTTCTCCGCACTGGCTGCCGCGGCCCTGCAAGGCCTGCCGAACGCGCCCCTGGTGATCGACATTGCCGATGCCCTGGCGCCAGCAGGGGGACCCATCGGCGCAATGGAGTATGAGCAATTCCTGCGTGAGGGCGACAAAGACTTCCCGGGCGTATGGCCCGAAGACGAATGGGACGCGATCGCGCTGAACTACACCTCGGGCACGACATCGGACCCCAAGGGCGTGGTCCCGAGTCATCGCGGCGCGTACCTGATGAGCATGCTGCAGCTGACAGACTGGGGCATGCCGCGCGCGCCGAAGTACTTGTGGACGCTGCCTATGTTCCATGCGAACGGCTGGTGCTTTGCCTGGGCGATCACTGCCGCCGCCGGCACGCATGTTTGCCTGCGCAAGGTGACGGCGGCCAGCATTTTCAGTGCCATCGAGACCCACGGGGTGGACCATTTCTGCGCGGCGCCTATCGTGCTCGCGTCGCTTGCCACCGCGACCCAGGAGGAACGCCGGCCCTTCTCGCACCCGGTGCGCATCCGCACCGCCGGGTCTCCGCCCCCTGCAAGCGTGCTTGCGGCAGTGATCGAACAGGGCTTTGACGTCGAGCATGTGTATGGCATTACCGAAGCCTCGGGAACGCCGGTGAGTTCCTACACAAATCCCGCATGGGACGAGTTATCCCGCGATGAAAAGTCCCGCTTGATGGCGCGCCAGGGCAACCGCGCCGCCAGCCTCGAAGGGCTCCGCGTGGCCGACCCGGACACGATGGAATCGGTTCCCTGGGACGGCAGGACACAGGGCGAACTGCTCTTGCGCGGCAACATCGTGATGAAGGGTTACCTGAAAAACCCCGAGGCCACCGAAAGAGCTTTCGCCGGCGGATGGTTCCACACCGGTGACCTCGCAGTCGTGCATCCAGACGGGTACGTCCAGATCACCGATCGAGCAAAGGACGTCATTATTTCAGGCGGAGAGAATATTTCTTCGATCGAGGTCGAGGATGTCCTCCACCAGCATCCCGCGGTGCTGATTGCCGCGGTCGTGGCGCAGCCGCATCCCAAATGGGGCGAGTCTCCGTGCGCGTTCATCGAACTCAAGAACGGTGTGACAGCGCCGACGGAAGCCGAAGTGATTGCGTTCTGCCGCAGCCGGCTGGCCCACTACAAGTGCCCGACAAGGGTCGTGTATGGAACGCTACCCAAGACGGGAACCGGGAAAATCCAGAAATTTCGCCTGCGCGAACTTGCGCGCAGCCGGGAAGCCATTACGGAACTGGCTGGGAACTGA
- a CDS encoding tannase/feruloyl esterase family alpha/beta hydrolase has protein sequence MGQTGFSGGRHSSTQAGDVSVPGNDHCAATPNGGNGPDMVDLVTPMFEWIEKGAKPSSRKIVATRSVEPGMGMQRPLCKYPQYPRYNGTGNPNAETSFTCEAAE, from the coding sequence GTGGGCCAAACCGGTTTCAGCGGTGGCCGGCATTCCAGCACGCAAGCAGGGGACGTCAGCGTTCCCGGCAACGATCATTGTGCGGCCACACCGAACGGTGGCAACGGGCCCGACATGGTGGATCTCGTGACGCCGATGTTCGAGTGGATCGAGAAGGGCGCCAAGCCGTCGAGCCGGAAGATCGTCGCTACCCGCAGCGTAGAGCCTGGAATGGGCATGCAACGCCCTCTATGCAAGTATCCCCAGTACCCCAGGTACAACGGAACTGGTAATCCCAATGCAGAGACCAGCTTCACCTGCGAAGCTGCGGAATAG
- a CDS encoding (2Fe-2S)-binding protein — MAQEDPLAPPASDAAGALQQIPTTLHINGITHELSLAPWVILLDLLREQLQLTGTKKGCDHGQCGACTVLIGGRRMKSCLCLAVSYDGADITTVEGLADRDSGALHPLQQAFIDHDAFQCGYCTPGQLCSALGLLNEHPPASRQEIRERMSGNLCRCGAYAQIVEAIAEVARLPDSDQEPS, encoded by the coding sequence ATGGCCCAGGAAGACCCGCTTGCTCCCCCGGCTTCCGACGCGGCCGGCGCACTGCAACAGATCCCCACGACGCTGCACATCAACGGCATCACCCATGAGCTTTCGCTGGCGCCGTGGGTGATCCTGCTCGACCTGCTGCGCGAGCAGCTGCAGCTTACCGGCACCAAGAAGGGCTGCGACCACGGCCAGTGCGGCGCGTGCACAGTGCTGATTGGCGGCAGGCGCATGAAGTCCTGCCTGTGCCTGGCGGTGTCCTATGACGGCGCGGACATCACCACCGTGGAAGGGCTGGCCGATCGCGACAGCGGCGCGCTGCATCCGCTGCAGCAGGCCTTTATCGACCACGACGCGTTCCAGTGCGGCTATTGCACGCCGGGGCAGCTGTGCTCGGCACTGGGCCTGCTGAACGAGCATCCGCCGGCGAGCCGGCAGGAGATCCGCGAGCGCATGAGCGGCAACCTGTGCCGCTGCGGAGCGTATGCGCAGATCGTCGAAGCGATTGCCGAAGTCGCCCGGCTGCCGGACAGCGACCAGGAGCCGTCATGA
- a CDS encoding xanthine dehydrogenase family protein molybdopterin-binding subunit, which yields MNDPIPQCAPHARPGTGPVGIGAPVARIDGVAKVTGTARYAAEHPAFDLAHGVVVNSTIARGRIASIDCSAALAVPGVLDVLTHERRPRVRSLDLFYKDMVAPAGSPFKPLHDARIWYSGQPVALVVAETFEAARHAAMLVRVRYQAWQHETSLLDHLGRAGKPMRFKAGYSGPPRPRGDADAAFARAPCQVDAEFYSGVEHHNPMEMHATTVIRGGDGHLTIYDKTQGSQNSRWMVSRVFGLPKRKVTVRNEYVGGAFGSGLRPQYQLILAVMASLALERSVRVVLTRPQMFTFCHRPETWQRVRLGAEADGRLVSLIHEAVAETSRMEHYVEVVVNWSTQLYASETSRQDYQLVDLDQPTPADMRAPGAAHGVHAIEVAMDELSYAVGMDPLALRLRNYAERDGASGLPFSSKALRECYEQGAQRFGWAARPPQPRSMRDGHELIGWGMASGTWDALQMFSRARAVFRADGRLEVASAATDIGTGTLTVMSQIAAASLGLPLEQLTFVLGDSDLPVAPVEGGSSHVATVGTAVDGVCDKLRRMLWHMARRMQGSGFERARYEDLVFEQGSVSLRASPGVSLPLTGILEAARREQIEASFLQLPNLFRQKQYTRAAHSAVFCEVRVDEALGTVRVTRVVSAVAAGRIINPRTARSQILGGMVWGIGQALHEETHSDHALGRFMNRNIAEYHIASHADIHELDVIFVDEDDRVVSSLGAKGVGEIGLVGVAAAISNAIYHATGKRLRSTPMTPDKVMAR from the coding sequence ATGAACGATCCGATCCCGCAATGCGCGCCGCACGCACGGCCCGGCACGGGCCCGGTCGGCATCGGCGCGCCGGTCGCGCGCATCGATGGCGTGGCCAAGGTTACCGGCACGGCGCGCTATGCCGCCGAGCATCCGGCCTTCGACCTCGCGCATGGGGTTGTGGTGAACAGCACCATTGCGCGCGGACGCATCGCGTCGATCGATTGCAGCGCGGCGCTGGCCGTGCCGGGCGTGCTGGACGTGCTGACCCATGAACGCCGCCCGCGCGTGCGTTCGCTCGACCTGTTCTACAAGGACATGGTGGCGCCTGCCGGGTCGCCGTTCAAGCCGCTGCACGATGCGCGCATCTGGTATAGCGGCCAGCCGGTCGCGCTGGTGGTTGCCGAGACCTTCGAGGCGGCGCGGCATGCCGCCATGCTGGTGCGCGTGCGGTACCAGGCGTGGCAGCACGAGACCAGCCTGCTGGACCACCTGGGCCGCGCCGGCAAGCCGATGCGCTTCAAGGCAGGCTATTCCGGCCCGCCCAGGCCGCGCGGCGACGCCGATGCTGCCTTCGCGCGCGCGCCTTGCCAGGTCGACGCAGAGTTCTACAGCGGCGTGGAGCACCACAACCCGATGGAGATGCATGCCACCACGGTGATCCGCGGCGGCGACGGCCACCTGACCATCTACGACAAGACCCAGGGCTCGCAGAATTCGCGCTGGATGGTGTCGCGGGTGTTCGGGCTGCCCAAGCGCAAGGTCACGGTGCGCAATGAATACGTGGGCGGCGCCTTCGGCTCAGGGCTGCGGCCGCAGTACCAGCTGATCCTGGCGGTGATGGCGTCGCTGGCGCTGGAGCGCTCGGTCCGCGTGGTGCTGACGCGGCCGCAGATGTTCACCTTCTGCCACCGGCCCGAAACCTGGCAGCGCGTGCGGCTGGGCGCCGAGGCCGACGGCAGGCTGGTGAGCCTGATCCACGAGGCCGTGGCCGAGACCTCGCGCATGGAGCATTACGTCGAGGTGGTGGTCAACTGGTCCACGCAGCTCTATGCGTCCGAAACCAGCCGGCAGGACTACCAGCTGGTCGATCTCGACCAGCCCACGCCGGCCGACATGCGCGCGCCGGGCGCCGCGCACGGCGTGCATGCGATCGAGGTGGCGATGGATGAGTTGTCCTATGCGGTGGGGATGGACCCGCTGGCGCTGCGGCTCAGGAACTACGCCGAGCGCGACGGCGCCAGCGGCCTGCCGTTCTCGAGCAAGGCGCTGCGCGAATGCTACGAGCAGGGCGCGCAACGGTTCGGCTGGGCCGCGCGGCCGCCGCAGCCGCGTTCGATGCGCGATGGCCACGAGCTGATCGGCTGGGGCATGGCCAGCGGCACCTGGGATGCGCTGCAGATGTTCAGCCGCGCCCGCGCGGTGTTCCGCGCCGACGGCCGGCTCGAAGTGGCCAGTGCCGCCACCGACATCGGCACCGGCACGCTGACGGTGATGAGCCAGATCGCCGCCGCATCGCTGGGCCTGCCGCTGGAGCAGCTGACGTTCGTGCTGGGCGATTCGGACCTGCCGGTGGCGCCGGTAGAGGGTGGCTCGTCGCATGTGGCCACGGTGGGCACGGCGGTCGACGGCGTCTGCGACAAGCTGCGCCGGATGCTGTGGCACATGGCGCGGCGCATGCAGGGTTCCGGCTTCGAGCGTGCGCGCTACGAGGACCTGGTGTTCGAGCAGGGCAGCGTCAGCCTGCGTGCCAGCCCGGGCGTGTCGTTGCCGCTGACCGGCATCCTGGAGGCGGCCCGACGCGAGCAGATCGAAGCCTCGTTCCTGCAATTGCCCAATCTGTTCAGGCAGAAGCAGTACACGCGCGCCGCGCACTCGGCGGTGTTCTGCGAGGTCCGCGTGGACGAGGCGCTGGGCACCGTGCGCGTGACGCGCGTGGTCAGCGCGGTGGCGGCGGGCCGCATCATCAACCCCAGGACCGCGCGCAGCCAGATCCTCGGCGGCATGGTGTGGGGCATCGGCCAGGCGCTGCATGAGGAGACGCACAGCGACCATGCGCTGGGCCGCTTCATGAACCGCAATATTGCCGAGTACCACATCGCCTCGCATGCCGATATCCATGAGCTGGACGTGATCTTCGTCGACGAGGACGACCGCGTGGTCAGCAGCCTCGGCGCCAAGGGCGTGGGCGAAATCGGTCTGGTGGGGGTGGCCGCGGCGATCAGCAATGCGATCTATCACGCCACCGGCAAGCGGCTGCGCAGCACGCCGATGACGCCGGACAAGGTCATGGCCCGTTGA
- a CDS encoding FAD binding domain-containing protein → MNPFRYERAMTVEAALQSIAAAQQAAGVQSLGEDRAPHFLAAGTNLIDLVKGGMMHPAALVDVRQLPLRMIEATAEGGLKLGALASNADTAQHPLVRGQYPLLRAAILAGASAQIRNMATNGGNLLQRTRCYYFYDPGVPCNKREPGTGCPAATGLARQHAILGASEHCIATHPSDMCVALAALGAVVHVASASGRREIPFHEFHRLPEDRPHIDTTLRPDELITHIVLPPAGEFARHACYLKLRERASFAFALVSVAAALDLADDGTVRAARLALGGVAHKPWRDPEAEAQLQGRPATAEHFASVARFLLRDARAWGGPAVPESLPGNSFKLALAERAIVRALEMAVAGVLSNTGEDAFSEEALP, encoded by the coding sequence ATGAACCCGTTCCGCTATGAGCGCGCGATGACGGTGGAAGCCGCGCTGCAGTCGATCGCCGCCGCGCAGCAGGCCGCGGGCGTGCAAAGCCTTGGCGAAGACCGCGCGCCGCACTTCCTGGCCGCCGGCACCAACCTGATCGACCTGGTCAAGGGCGGCATGATGCATCCGGCCGCGCTGGTCGACGTCAGGCAGCTGCCGTTGCGGATGATAGAGGCGACGGCGGAGGGCGGGCTGAAGCTGGGTGCGCTGGCCAGCAACGCCGATACCGCGCAGCACCCGCTGGTGCGCGGGCAGTATCCGCTGCTGCGCGCGGCGATCCTGGCCGGGGCCTCGGCGCAGATCCGCAATATGGCGACCAACGGCGGCAACCTGCTGCAGCGCACGCGCTGCTATTACTTTTACGATCCGGGCGTGCCCTGCAACAAGCGCGAGCCCGGCACCGGCTGCCCGGCGGCGACCGGGCTGGCGCGCCAGCATGCCATCCTGGGCGCGAGCGAGCATTGCATTGCCACGCATCCCTCCGACATGTGCGTGGCACTGGCGGCGCTGGGCGCGGTGGTGCACGTGGCGTCGGCCAGCGGGCGCCGCGAGATTCCGTTTCATGAATTCCATCGGCTGCCGGAGGACAGGCCGCACATTGACACCACGCTGCGCCCCGATGAACTGATTACCCACATCGTGCTGCCGCCCGCCGGCGAGTTCGCGCGCCATGCCTGCTACCTGAAGCTCCGCGAGCGCGCGTCGTTTGCCTTCGCGCTGGTGTCGGTGGCGGCCGCGCTGGACCTGGCCGACGATGGCACCGTGCGCGCCGCGCGGCTGGCGCTGGGCGGCGTGGCGCACAAGCCGTGGCGCGATCCCGAGGCCGAGGCGCAGCTGCAGGGCCGGCCCGCTACCGCCGAGCACTTTGCATCGGTAGCTCGCTTCCTGCTGCGCGATGCGCGCGCCTGGGGCGGCCCGGCCGTGCCCGAGAGCCTGCCCGGCAACAGCTTCAAGCTTGCGCTGGCCGAGCGCGCGATCGTGCGCGCGCTGGAAATGGCCGTCGCCGGCGTGCTGAGCAATACCGGCGAAGACGCGTTCAGCGAGGAGGCATTGCCATGA